Proteins encoded together in one Halalkaliarchaeum sp. AArc-CO window:
- a CDS encoding OB-fold domain-containing protein, giving the protein MSERDTESEVRPELSAVRYDDGTITYPGHPVGRNGGEPVEEIDLGDRTATVVTWTTSTATPPGVREPNHLAIVEFDLEGESVRAIGQLTTGDVEIGDRVEPVYCTQLRDPEAGIREADSQEWDGFMFEPVADG; this is encoded by the coding sequence ATGTCTGAGCGCGACACAGAGTCCGAAGTTCGGCCGGAACTGAGTGCGGTCAGATACGACGACGGCACGATCACGTATCCTGGACATCCTGTCGGTCGCAACGGCGGCGAACCCGTCGAGGAAATCGACCTCGGCGATCGCACTGCGACGGTCGTGACCTGGACGACCTCGACGGCGACGCCGCCGGGCGTCCGCGAGCCGAACCATCTCGCGATCGTCGAGTTCGACCTCGAGGGCGAGTCAGTTCGGGCGATCGGCCAGCTCACGACTGGCGACGTCGAAATCGGCGACCGGGTCGAGCCGGTCTACTGCACCCAGCTTCGCGACCCCGAGGCCGGGATCCGGGAAGCCGACAGCCAGGAGTGGGACGGATTCATGTTCGAACCAGTAGCCGACGGATGA
- a CDS encoding thiolase family protein, which yields MDRVAIIGASMTRFGDREAWIRELLAEAGAACLENAGVTPDEIAHLYVSNMASGEFEGQTGVVNALAHDLSALPAYTQRIDQTSSSGGAGVYAAWQSVASGASEMTLLVGGEKMTHRSTAEATDVIASLTHPVEYKHGVTLPSFAGLTARLYLHEYDAPRESLGKVAVKNHRNGIDNPHAQFRKEVDLETVLESPIVADPLRLYDFCPITDGSAALLFCPESLARERGFDHVVVSGIGGATDTHVVHERDDPTTMRGVVESSEIAYRMADRGPEDIDVAELHDMFTILEFLQSEDLGFFEKGAGWKAVEEGVTDRDGELPINTSGGLKSKGHPLGASGVAQVYEIYQQLLGEAGPRQVDAEVGLACNVGGFGNCVTTTIMEAGDV from the coding sequence ATGGATCGCGTAGCGATAATCGGCGCGTCGATGACGCGGTTCGGCGACCGCGAGGCGTGGATCAGGGAACTACTCGCGGAGGCGGGCGCAGCGTGTCTCGAGAACGCCGGCGTCACCCCCGACGAGATAGCGCACCTGTACGTCTCGAACATGGCAAGCGGCGAGTTCGAGGGACAGACCGGCGTAGTGAACGCGCTCGCACACGACCTCTCTGCGCTGCCGGCGTACACCCAGCGGATCGACCAGACCTCCTCCTCGGGCGGTGCCGGCGTGTACGCGGCCTGGCAGTCGGTGGCGTCTGGCGCCTCCGAGATGACGCTTCTCGTGGGCGGGGAGAAGATGACCCACCGGTCGACCGCGGAGGCGACCGACGTGATCGCGTCGCTTACCCACCCGGTCGAGTACAAACACGGCGTCACGCTCCCGTCGTTTGCGGGCCTTACCGCCCGGCTGTACCTCCACGAGTACGACGCTCCGCGGGAGAGCCTCGGGAAGGTGGCGGTCAAGAACCACCGCAACGGGATCGACAATCCCCACGCTCAGTTCCGCAAGGAGGTCGACCTCGAGACGGTGCTTGAATCACCGATCGTCGCCGACCCCCTCCGGCTGTACGACTTCTGTCCGATCACTGATGGCTCCGCTGCACTCCTGTTTTGTCCCGAGTCCCTCGCGCGGGAGCGTGGATTCGATCACGTCGTTGTCTCTGGAATCGGCGGCGCGACCGACACCCACGTCGTTCACGAGCGGGACGATCCGACGACGATGCGGGGTGTCGTGGAGTCCTCGGAGATCGCCTACCGGATGGCGGACCGGGGTCCCGAGGACATCGACGTGGCCGAACTCCACGACATGTTCACGATCCTCGAGTTCCTGCAAAGCGAGGATCTCGGGTTCTTCGAGAAGGGGGCCGGCTGGAAGGCCGTCGAGGAAGGCGTCACCGACCGGGACGGGGAGTTGCCGATCAACACCTCCGGCGGCCTCAAGTCCAAGGGTCACCCTCTCGGGGCGTCCGGCGTCGCCCAGGTGTACGAGATCTACCAGCAACTGCTCGGCGAGGCCGGCCCCAGACAGGTCGACGCCGAGGTCGGACTCGCATGCAACGTCGGCGGGTTCGGAAACTGCGTGACCACGACGATCATGGAGGCCGGCGATGTCTGA
- a CDS encoding NAD-dependent epimerase/dehydratase family protein has protein sequence MDLTDARVLVTGGAGLVGSHLAAALLEDADHVRVADDCSKGDPDRLPDGVEFVEADMCDSGDVADVVTPDLDVVFHLAAYTDTNFTDGRLLFEENTQMTYNVLERMDEVGVDAFAFTSSSTVYGEAPRPTPEDHAPLEPISVYGSAKLADEALTSTYAHTYGIQSWVFRFANIVGPHQRGTVVPDFIEKLLADPDTLEILGDGRQEKSYMHVTDCVDAIRHVVEHADDQYNVYNLGTETTTSVTRIADVVCAVMGVDPGYEYTGGDRGWEGDVPRMRLDVERLSSLGYEPELSSDEAVRRAAEQLYAELREENTAG, from the coding sequence ATGGATCTCACCGACGCCCGCGTGCTGGTGACCGGCGGCGCGGGACTGGTTGGATCGCACCTCGCGGCGGCGCTTCTGGAGGACGCCGATCACGTCCGCGTCGCAGACGACTGCTCGAAGGGCGATCCCGACCGGCTCCCCGACGGGGTCGAGTTCGTCGAAGCCGACATGTGCGACAGTGGCGACGTCGCCGACGTCGTGACGCCGGATCTCGACGTCGTCTTCCACCTGGCGGCGTACACGGACACGAACTTCACGGACGGTCGACTGCTGTTCGAGGAGAACACCCAGATGACGTACAACGTGCTCGAACGGATGGACGAGGTCGGCGTCGACGCCTTCGCATTCACCTCCTCCTCGACGGTGTACGGGGAGGCACCCCGTCCGACGCCCGAAGATCACGCTCCCCTCGAGCCGATCAGCGTCTACGGCTCCGCCAAACTCGCCGACGAGGCGCTTACCTCGACGTACGCTCACACCTACGGGATCCAGTCGTGGGTGTTCCGGTTCGCGAACATCGTCGGTCCCCACCAGCGGGGAACCGTGGTGCCGGACTTCATCGAAAAACTGCTTGCTGATCCAGACACGCTCGAGATTCTGGGCGACGGCCGTCAGGAGAAGTCGTACATGCACGTCACCGACTGCGTGGACGCGATCCGCCACGTCGTCGAACACGCCGACGACCAGTACAACGTGTACAATCTCGGGACGGAAACGACCACCTCTGTCACCCGAATCGCCGACGTCGTCTGTGCCGTGATGGGCGTCGATCCCGGCTACGAGTACACCGGCGGCGACCGCGGCTGGGAGGGTGACGTCCCGCGGATGCGCCTGGACGTCGAACGGCTCTCGTCGCTGGGGTACGAACCGGAACTGTCGAGCGACGAAGCGGTCCGCCGGGCAGCAGAACAACTGTACGCGGAGCTCCGGGAAGAGAACACCGCAGGCTGA
- a CDS encoding N-acetyltransferase encodes MSVRVEKRIDEPGDSEHLELAWELKERIRREENVLKQRKGFFRNAYRRATSHLYFEDDELAGFASVRRDGYILFLAVTPEFRGQGYGERLVADVAANHRTVTCHARTTNENALEFYRHLGFDVDRHIRNYYEDGGDAYYLKLGDGGLTEKLSNLIRR; translated from the coding sequence GTGAGCGTCAGGGTGGAGAAACGGATCGACGAACCCGGGGACAGCGAACACCTCGAGCTCGCCTGGGAGCTCAAAGAGCGGATCCGCCGGGAGGAGAACGTCCTGAAACAGCGGAAGGGATTTTTCAGGAACGCCTACCGCCGGGCAACCTCTCACCTCTACTTCGAGGACGACGAACTTGCGGGGTTCGCCTCCGTCCGACGTGACGGCTACATCCTGTTTCTCGCGGTCACCCCCGAATTCCGTGGACAAGGATACGGCGAACGTCTCGTCGCGGACGTCGCCGCGAACCACCGGACAGTGACTTGCCACGCCCGAACCACGAACGAGAACGCCCTCGAATTCTACCGTCATCTCGGTTTCGACGTCGACCGACACATCCGCAACTACTACGAGGACGGCGGCGACGCCTACTACCTCAAGCTCGGGGACGGCGGGCTCACGGAGAAGCTGTCGAACCTCATCCGGCGGTGA
- a CDS encoding archease, which yields MEYTLRDHTADVAVEATGATLGEAFAAVAEGLTEAMCETYPSGGERFSVEERAESREALLFDYLDRLIYERDVRGVLPVDHDCAVSVDESTANGEDDEWVAVASARGVPLSEVTARDVKAVTYSEMTLEERDGEWYAYVVFDV from the coding sequence ATGGAGTACACGCTGCGGGACCACACGGCCGACGTCGCCGTCGAGGCGACCGGCGCCACGCTGGGGGAGGCGTTTGCAGCCGTTGCGGAGGGACTCACTGAGGCGATGTGTGAAACGTATCCCTCCGGCGGCGAACGGTTCTCCGTCGAAGAGCGCGCCGAGAGTCGGGAAGCGCTGCTGTTCGACTATCTGGATCGACTCATCTACGAACGGGACGTTCGGGGCGTGCTCCCCGTCGACCACGACTGTGCCGTCTCCGTCGACGAATCGACAGCGAACGGGGAGGACGACGAGTGGGTTGCCGTCGCGAGCGCCCGCGGCGTGCCCCTCTCGGAGGTGACCGCACGCGACGTCAAGGCAGTCACGTACTCCGAGATGACTCTCGAGGAACGTGACGGCGAGTGGTACGCGTACGTCGTGTTCGACGTCTGA
- a CDS encoding glycosyltransferase family 2 protein: MSRDPPASVLLPTTVWTSAIEEVADQLGPSDELLVICDTASDPVDRDVSEDTGAVRLVIAGEPVGCSGKANAIAAGMEAAEHDRIVWTDDDFHHPDDWLERLLSAYDRQGPTTEVPSFVGRDPLSTLFEPQYALGGTAGVYFGDVAWAGAVVFERNDLPDEGMFVRDLRSTVSDDGLLTDRLDITPVKRVRRVEVGGTVRETLERHVRFVQIVRRHAPAGFAINGVLALGTTVAGVLFPLPTLALLTGLFAVLYAAFGVRRWTFLLAYPSVMVSVPFLAYGLLRRTFVWGGRRYRWRSLFDVEVVE; encoded by the coding sequence ATGTCCCGAGACCCTCCAGCGAGCGTTCTCCTCCCGACGACTGTCTGGACGTCCGCGATCGAGGAAGTCGCCGACCAGCTCGGCCCGTCGGACGAGCTCCTCGTGATCTGCGATACGGCGTCGGATCCGGTCGACAGAGACGTCTCGGAGGACACGGGCGCGGTCCGGCTCGTGATCGCCGGTGAGCCGGTGGGTTGTTCCGGGAAGGCGAACGCCATCGCCGCCGGGATGGAGGCCGCCGAACACGACCGGATTGTCTGGACCGACGACGACTTCCACCACCCGGACGACTGGCTCGAGAGGCTGCTGTCGGCGTACGACCGACAGGGGCCGACCACCGAGGTGCCGTCGTTCGTCGGTCGGGATCCGCTGTCGACGCTTTTCGAACCACAGTACGCTCTTGGCGGTACGGCCGGCGTCTACTTCGGCGACGTCGCGTGGGCCGGCGCCGTCGTCTTCGAGCGCAATGATCTCCCGGACGAAGGGATGTTCGTACGCGACCTCAGGAGTACGGTGAGCGACGACGGCCTGTTGACCGACCGCCTGGACATCACGCCGGTAAAGCGTGTGCGACGCGTCGAGGTGGGCGGTACGGTTCGGGAAACGCTCGAACGACACGTTCGGTTCGTCCAGATCGTCCGTCGACACGCGCCTGCCGGATTCGCGATCAACGGCGTCCTGGCGCTGGGGACAACGGTCGCAGGGGTACTGTTTCCCCTGCCGACGTTGGCCCTGTTGACCGGACTGTTTGCAGTCCTGTACGCCGCGTTCGGTGTTCGACGCTGGACGTTCCTTTTGGCGTATCCGTCGGTGATGGTGTCGGTACCGTTTCTGGCGTACGGCCTGCTGCGCCGCACGTTCGTCTGGGGAGGTCGGCGCTACCGGTGGCGGAGTCTGTTCGACGTCGAGGTAGTTGAGTAA
- a CDS encoding uroporphyrinogen decarboxylase family protein, with the protein MSLPQPTLDSWIAGEGVEFTDEDAREQYRKRAQRYADAVRMDGPDRVPVSVLSTFYPAFHHGITPETAMNDGEQLSAALLHFAEDLDLDVFPWSTTLIPSAESLEAVDYRVFDWPGDGSSPDTVYQAKEPDYMSAEDYDAFIRDPTDFLLRHYVPAAFGELGGLAQLPQLISLSVGIASVHPFVLPFGLPEVQEAFDALEQAGEAALEWQGVVGATVEEIVASGHPQNVGGITLAPYDMLGDTIRGTRGVMMDLKRRPDTLLEAIERITPWAIELGITTARVNNNPHVFIPLHKGADSFMSPAEFEEFYWPQLRTVIEALHEEGLIPWLFAEGSYESRLEIIAEYSDGPMVWHFQNTDMGRAAEVLGDRTCIAGNVPTSLLYTAEPEKVRDYSKELVETVGENGFVLAPGVGLDEAKPENVRAMVNSVR; encoded by the coding sequence ATGTCGCTGCCCCAGCCGACTCTCGACTCGTGGATCGCCGGGGAAGGAGTCGAATTCACGGACGAAGACGCCAGAGAACAGTACCGCAAACGGGCGCAACGATACGCCGACGCGGTCCGGATGGACGGTCCGGATCGGGTTCCAGTCTCCGTGTTGAGCACGTTTTACCCGGCGTTTCATCACGGGATCACGCCGGAAACGGCGATGAACGACGGGGAACAGCTCAGTGCGGCGCTCCTTCATTTCGCGGAGGATCTCGATCTCGACGTCTTCCCGTGGTCGACGACCCTCATTCCGTCGGCGGAGTCCCTCGAGGCAGTCGACTACCGGGTGTTCGACTGGCCGGGAGACGGCTCCTCGCCGGACACCGTCTATCAGGCCAAGGAGCCCGACTACATGAGTGCGGAGGATTACGACGCGTTCATCCGGGATCCGACGGACTTCCTCCTTCGGCACTACGTACCGGCAGCGTTCGGGGAGCTGGGTGGGCTAGCGCAGTTACCCCAGTTGATCTCGCTCAGCGTCGGGATCGCAAGCGTCCACCCGTTCGTTCTCCCGTTCGGCCTCCCGGAGGTGCAGGAGGCGTTCGATGCGCTCGAGCAGGCGGGAGAGGCGGCCCTCGAGTGGCAAGGCGTCGTCGGAGCGACCGTCGAGGAGATCGTCGCGTCCGGTCACCCTCAAAACGTTGGCGGGATCACTCTCGCACCGTATGATATGCTCGGGGACACCATCAGGGGCACCAGAGGGGTGATGATGGATCTGAAGCGCCGCCCCGACACTCTCCTCGAAGCGATCGAGCGGATTACCCCGTGGGCGATCGAACTCGGGATCACGACCGCACGGGTGAACAACAACCCACACGTGTTCATTCCATTGCACAAAGGGGCGGACAGCTTCATGTCCCCTGCGGAGTTCGAGGAGTTCTACTGGCCGCAGCTCCGGACAGTGATCGAAGCCCTCCACGAAGAGGGTCTGATTCCCTGGCTGTTCGCGGAGGGGAGCTACGAGAGCAGACTCGAAATCATTGCCGAGTATTCCGACGGGCCGATGGTCTGGCACTTCCAGAACACGGACATGGGCCGGGCGGCGGAGGTGCTGGGGGACAGAACGTGTATCGCCGGAAACGTTCCAACGTCGCTACTTTACACTGCGGAACCGGAGAAGGTCCGCGACTACTCGAAAGAGCTCGTGGAGACCGTCGGGGAGAACGGCTTCGTTCTGGCGCCGGGAGTCGGACTCGACGAAGCCAAACCGGAGAACGTCCGGGCGATGGTAAATTCCGTCCGGTAG
- a CDS encoding cobalamin-dependent protein (Presence of a B(12) (cobalamin)-binding domain implies dependence on cobalamin itself, in one of its several forms, or in some unusual lineages, dependence on a cobalamin-like analog.): MTSDELIHALADLEEERAIQIAEERLDSGEDPMAVLDDLKAGMAIVGDRYEAEDYFIPDLMYAGDIIEQISQLIQEELPEQEEDTLGTVVLGTVKDDIHDIGKDLVYFMFDLNGFKVHDLGIDVPVQDFVDAVEEHDPDIVALSGFLTAAFDSMQETVDALEEAGLIEEFDDEGLRKGTKVMIGGGQITEDVRMYVRADGYETDAPGGVKLAKQWLEGAEVA; encoded by the coding sequence ATGACTTCAGACGAGCTGATACACGCGTTAGCAGATCTCGAGGAGGAACGGGCAATACAGATCGCCGAGGAGCGTCTCGACTCCGGCGAGGATCCGATGGCTGTTCTCGACGATCTGAAGGCGGGAATGGCAATCGTCGGCGACCGGTACGAGGCGGAAGACTACTTCATACCCGACCTCATGTACGCGGGCGACATCATCGAACAGATCTCACAGCTCATCCAAGAGGAGCTCCCCGAACAGGAGGAGGACACGCTCGGAACCGTCGTTCTCGGAACTGTCAAGGACGACATCCACGACATCGGAAAGGACCTCGTGTACTTCATGTTCGATCTGAACGGGTTCAAAGTACACGACCTGGGAATCGACGTCCCCGTGCAGGACTTCGTCGATGCCGTCGAGGAGCACGACCCCGACATTGTGGCGCTGAGCGGCTTTTTGACCGCGGCGTTCGACTCGATGCAGGAGACCGTCGACGCGCTCGAGGAGGCTGGACTCATCGAGGAGTTCGACGACGAGGGGCTACGCAAGGGGACGAAAGTGATGATCGGCGGCGGGCAGATCACCGAGGACGTCCGCATGTACGTTCGGGCTGACGGTTACGAAACCGACGCACCCGGCGGAGTCAAGTTGGCGAAACAGTGGCTGGAAGGGGCGGAGGTGGCGTGA
- a CDS encoding transposase, giving the protein MVEANRTVVIPLKIPEESRSDFHQTILPYLYCQQEAVEHCWPDSPKQPADLQTSKQDAENALYDQLRDETNEQLHSNLVQKAIKDATSAISSCKTNWENGDRLSKPDFYHRERAGYTMTYDKRAATYGRYEATFSTLNGTVTCRYELPAEIEGTPYGEYILDRRWSFSTSKLVFDGERFWLHAVMQRQFGDDPVYAPTTDNSGSDTHEDTHRVLGVDLNVDGATAVTSTGQFYGNADALNAYRSEQEQLRGELQQTGTRSAHLRFQQRRGTEWRYYDQYAHHVANAIKQEALRVRATHVAFEELRRIRTRISNLPKFQHWLFKKVRTYTEYKLEGYGVTVDTTNPEYTSQGCSRTDCECVDEDNRDGKHFECVECGYTVNSDYNAAKNIGFRYLCEELSSPASRTCSSGQATSQLALVSGTLSPPGDFAEHEWVSTDKPHPQQASGSSSARAQ; this is encoded by the coding sequence ATGGTGGAAGCGAACCGAACTGTTGTGATTCCTCTCAAAATTCCAGAAGAATCACGCTCGGACTTCCACCAGACTATCCTGCCGTATCTCTACTGCCAGCAGGAAGCTGTCGAACACTGCTGGCCAGACTCACCGAAACAGCCAGCCGACCTGCAAACCAGCAAGCAGGATGCCGAAAACGCACTCTACGACCAACTTCGAGACGAGACCAACGAACAACTCCACTCGAATCTCGTCCAGAAAGCCATCAAAGACGCAACCAGCGCGATCTCCTCGTGCAAGACCAACTGGGAGAACGGCGACCGTCTCAGCAAACCTGATTTTTACCACCGTGAGCGGGCTGGCTACACGATGACCTACGACAAACGAGCCGCCACCTACGGTCGGTACGAAGCGACGTTCTCGACGCTCAACGGCACTGTGACCTGTAGATACGAACTGCCAGCAGAAATCGAGGGAACGCCGTACGGCGAGTATATCCTGGACAGACGGTGGTCGTTTTCCACGAGCAAACTCGTCTTTGACGGCGAGCGGTTCTGGCTCCACGCGGTGATGCAACGCCAGTTCGGAGATGACCCAGTGTATGCACCCACGACGGACAATTCAGGTTCAGACACGCATGAGGACACTCATCGTGTACTCGGCGTGGACTTGAACGTCGATGGGGCAACAGCGGTGACGTCGACTGGCCAGTTCTACGGCAACGCCGATGCACTCAACGCCTACCGGTCTGAGCAAGAACAGTTACGCGGCGAACTTCAGCAAACAGGGACGCGAAGTGCCCATCTCCGGTTTCAACAGCGGCGTGGCACGGAGTGGCGATACTACGACCAGTACGCCCACCATGTTGCCAATGCCATCAAACAGGAAGCACTCCGGGTTCGTGCCACCCACGTCGCCTTCGAGGAGTTGAGGCGGATTCGCACGCGCATCTCGAATCTGCCCAAGTTCCAGCACTGGCTGTTCAAAAAAGTCCGCACGTACACTGAATACAAGCTGGAAGGATACGGTGTGACTGTGGATACAACGAACCCGGAATACACGAGTCAGGGTTGTAGCCGCACAGATTGTGAGTGTGTGGACGAAGACAATCGTGACGGCAAGCACTTCGAGTGCGTTGAGTGTGGGTATACAGTAAATTCGGATTACAATGCGGCCAAGAACATCGGATTCCGGTATCTCTGTGAGGAGCTATCCAGCCCGGCGAGCCGCACGTGTTCGTCCGGGCAGGCCACGAGTCAACTGGCCTTGGTGTCGGGGACACTCTCACCACCCGGCGATTTTGCCGAGCATGAGTGGGTGTCCACCGACAAGCCCCACCCTCAACAAGCGAGTGGCAGTTCATCTGCCCGAGCGCAGTAG
- a CDS encoding helix-turn-helix transcriptional regulator, whose translation MVSPDSETSQELTPDEAFAILGDGTRIEILRTLWKASETPVRFAVLRKKVGHNDPGNFNYHLSKLTGNFVRKTERGYDLREAGKQVIRAVLAGSINRKPRIEPVECDSRCPYCGAPVELQYVNERILVRCTECPGIGGEEYPAGTYMRFAFPPAGIQDRTPEELLEAAHAFYDAKATPMMSGVCPECAGRVDSKIDICHGHDAGDRGVCDSCGFRNPIWVDYVCERCEYTRRCLIWFEILNDPGVVAFYYEHGLEETIPFSKLTWRNAPYISNIECELLEADPLRIRIRIPVDTEELRVTVNEAVEVVELTRCPIDE comes from the coding sequence ATGGTCTCCCCGGATTCTGAGACGTCCCAGGAACTAACGCCCGACGAGGCGTTCGCAATTCTCGGGGACGGGACCCGAATCGAGATTCTCCGAACGCTCTGGAAGGCGTCCGAGACCCCCGTCCGGTTTGCTGTCCTCCGGAAGAAAGTCGGCCACAACGATCCCGGCAACTTCAACTATCACCTCTCGAAGCTCACTGGGAACTTCGTCCGGAAAACCGAGAGGGGGTACGACCTCCGGGAGGCGGGAAAACAGGTTATTCGGGCGGTTCTCGCGGGGAGCATCAACCGAAAACCGCGAATCGAGCCGGTCGAATGTGACTCAAGGTGTCCGTACTGTGGCGCGCCTGTGGAATTACAGTACGTAAACGAGCGCATCCTGGTTCGTTGTACGGAGTGTCCGGGTATCGGCGGCGAGGAGTATCCGGCGGGGACGTACATGCGGTTCGCGTTTCCGCCGGCAGGGATCCAGGACAGAACACCCGAGGAACTCCTCGAGGCCGCACACGCCTTTTACGACGCCAAGGCCACCCCGATGATGAGCGGGGTCTGTCCGGAGTGTGCCGGACGCGTCGACTCGAAGATCGACATCTGCCACGGGCACGATGCCGGCGACCGAGGCGTCTGTGATTCCTGCGGCTTTCGGAATCCCATCTGGGTCGACTACGTGTGTGAACGCTGCGAGTACACCCGCCGGTGCCTGATCTGGTTCGAGATCCTGAACGATCCTGGAGTGGTCGCCTTCTACTACGAGCACGGCTTGGAGGAGACGATCCCGTTCAGCAAACTGACCTGGCGAAACGCACCGTACATCAGCAACATAGAGTGTGAACTGCTCGAAGCCGACCCCCTGCGGATCCGAATCAGAATTCCGGTCGACACCGAAGAGCTTCGCGTCACAGTGAACGAGGCGGTCGAAGTCGTCGAACTGACCAGGTGTCCGATCGACGAGTGA